A genomic window from Panthera tigris isolate Pti1 chromosome B4, P.tigris_Pti1_mat1.1, whole genome shotgun sequence includes:
- the LOC102950397 gene encoding LOW QUALITY PROTEIN: 60S ribosomal protein L34-like (The sequence of the model RefSeq protein was modified relative to this genomic sequence to represent the inferred CDS: inserted 1 base in 1 codon; substituted 1 base at 1 genomic stop codon) — protein sequence MVQHLTCHHRLSYKAASNKTRLSXTPGXRIVYLYTKEIKKALKSACDVYPGQLQGVCAGRPKVLMRLSKTRKHVSGVHDGSMRAKCVHDRIKCAFLTEEQKIMVKMLKPQAQSQKATFYNESLLSNKKN from the exons ATGGTCCAGCATTTGACATGTCATCATAGGCTGTCCTACAAAGCAGCCTCTAACAAAACTAGGCTATCCTGAACCCCTG AAAGAATCGTTTACCTTTATACCAAGGAGATCAAGAAAGCCCTAAAATCTGCATGTGACGTGTATCCAGGCCAACTTCAAGGAGTCTGCGCTGGGAGACCTAAAGTTCTTATGAGGTTgtctaaaacaagaaaacatgtcAGCGGGGTCCATGATGGTTCCATGCGTGCTAAGTGTGTTCATGACAGGATCAAGTGTGCTTTCCTTACTGAGGAGCAGAAAATCATGGTGAAAATGTTGAAGCCACAAGCACAGAGTCAGAAAGCTACATTTTACAATGAATCTCTtttgagtaataaaaaaaattaa